From a region of the Corallococcus coralloides DSM 2259 genome:
- a CDS encoding TetR/AcrR family transcriptional regulator, with the protein MARPRTFDEAQVLRAVRDQFWNKGYAATSMDDLMQATGLGKGSLYGAFGDKHQLFLKVFDTYCVNSLESVKKMLEGPDAGALERLRQHLLGIATASAAPANRRGCLLGRGTAELASQDAQVADRALETFRGLEDAFVRCLEQARTHGDLAAHADPRKLGAMLLAVQRGLEAVGKAGMDEASLRGMVETAFEHLPVPAKRRR; encoded by the coding sequence ATGGCTCGGCCTCGGACATTCGATGAAGCGCAGGTGCTGCGGGCGGTGCGCGACCAGTTCTGGAACAAGGGCTACGCGGCGACGTCCATGGACGACCTGATGCAGGCCACGGGGCTGGGGAAGGGCAGCCTCTACGGGGCCTTTGGGGACAAGCATCAGCTCTTCCTGAAGGTGTTCGACACGTACTGCGTGAACTCCCTGGAGTCGGTGAAGAAGATGCTGGAGGGGCCGGACGCCGGAGCGCTGGAGCGGCTGCGTCAGCACCTGCTGGGCATCGCCACCGCGTCCGCGGCGCCCGCGAACCGGCGCGGCTGCCTGCTGGGGCGTGGCACCGCGGAGCTGGCGTCGCAGGACGCCCAGGTGGCGGACCGGGCGCTGGAGACCTTCCGGGGGCTGGAGGACGCGTTCGTGCGCTGCCTGGAACAGGCCCGGACACACGGGGACCTCGCGGCCCACGCGGACCCCCGGAAGCTGGGCGCCATGCTGCTCGCGGTCCAGCGGGGGCTGGAGGCCGTGGGCAAGGCGGGCATGGATGAAGCCAGCCTGCGAGGCATGGTGGAGACGGCATTCGAACATCTGCCCGTCCCGGCGAAGCGCCGCCGCTGA
- a CDS encoding MerR family transcriptional regulator produces MQHTELKVGELARRTGLSIRALHHYDEIGLLKPSAHTASGHRLYTAADIARLSHILSLKQLGFSLEEIAETLGRADFSALRVVELRLQRAREQLAEQRQLCDRLDSLARQLRAAEPVSADDFLQTIEAMTMFEKYYTPEQLKELEARRDAMGEDAIKQVEAEWPRLIASMREQMEQGADPASEPVRVLATRWRELVRAFTGGNPGIEKSLQTMHQQEPQVAQRQGRDPKLMEYVGRAMACLDAPK; encoded by the coding sequence ATGCAGCACACGGAGCTGAAGGTAGGGGAGCTGGCCCGGCGCACGGGGCTGTCCATCCGCGCGCTGCACCACTACGACGAGATTGGCTTGCTCAAGCCCTCGGCGCATACGGCGTCGGGGCACCGGCTCTATACGGCGGCGGACATCGCCCGCCTGAGTCACATCCTGTCGCTCAAGCAGCTCGGGTTCTCGCTGGAGGAGATCGCCGAGACGCTGGGCCGGGCGGACTTCTCCGCCCTGCGCGTGGTGGAGCTGCGGCTCCAGCGGGCCCGGGAGCAGCTGGCGGAACAGCGTCAGCTCTGCGACCGCCTGGATTCCCTCGCACGACAGCTGCGCGCGGCGGAGCCCGTCTCCGCCGACGACTTCCTACAGACCATCGAGGCCATGACCATGTTCGAGAAGTACTACACCCCGGAGCAGTTGAAGGAGCTGGAGGCCCGTCGCGACGCGATGGGGGAGGACGCCATCAAGCAGGTGGAGGCCGAGTGGCCCCGCCTCATCGCGAGCATGCGCGAGCAGATGGAGCAGGGCGCCGACCCCGCGTCCGAGCCGGTGCGCGTGCTGGCCACGCGCTGGCGCGAGCTCGTCCGCGCCTTCACGGGCGGCAACCCCGGCATCGAGAAGTCGCTCCAGACGATGCACCAGCAGGAGCCGCAGGTGGCCCAGCGTCAGGGCCGCGACCCGAAGCTCATGGAGTACGTGGGCCGGGCCATGGCCTGTCTGGACGCGCCGAAGTAA
- a CDS encoding 2-oxo acid dehydrogenase subunit E2 yields MNLDLHPASPASALRKLALGTWRAPRDPTAYAALEVRMEPALAFMATHRTLTGRRLTVTHLVAKAAADALRRYPEANVVLRGQRPWLREDVGVCVLVVQPASGASRVDLTTATVHRADQKSLEVLADAMEARVSRVRAREDVEIERGKRRSSLLPGWLMGPALRLLSFVWYGLNVDLRRVGMPFDPFGSVAVTNLGSLGLERGFVAMVPYTRVPLLLAPGLVRDVPVVRDGALVPGKAMTLTCTWDARLIDVDLAARVLRHIGGALEDPRGWDAPGTEAR; encoded by the coding sequence ATGAACCTGGACCTCCATCCCGCGTCCCCGGCCAGTGCCCTGCGCAAGCTCGCGCTGGGGACGTGGCGCGCGCCCCGAGACCCCACCGCCTACGCTGCGCTGGAGGTCCGCATGGAGCCGGCGCTCGCGTTCATGGCCACGCACCGCACGCTCACCGGCCGGCGCCTGACGGTGACGCACCTGGTGGCGAAGGCCGCGGCGGACGCGCTGCGACGCTACCCGGAGGCCAACGTCGTGCTGCGCGGCCAGCGCCCGTGGCTGCGCGAGGACGTGGGCGTCTGCGTGCTGGTGGTGCAGCCGGCGAGCGGCGCGTCGCGCGTGGACCTGACCACCGCCACCGTGCACCGCGCGGACCAGAAGTCGCTGGAGGTATTGGCGGACGCCATGGAGGCGCGGGTGTCGCGGGTCCGCGCCCGCGAGGACGTGGAGATTGAGCGGGGCAAGCGCCGCTCGTCGCTGTTGCCCGGCTGGCTGATGGGCCCCGCGCTGCGGCTGCTGTCCTTCGTCTGGTACGGCCTGAACGTGGACCTGCGCCGGGTGGGCATGCCGTTCGACCCGTTCGGCTCCGTGGCGGTGACGAACCTGGGCTCGCTGGGGCTGGAGCGGGGCTTCGTCGCGATGGTGCCCTACACCCGCGTGCCGCTCCTGCTGGCGCCCGGGCTCGTGCGGGACGTGCCCGTGGTGCGGGACGGGGCGCTGGTGCCCGGCAAGGCCATGACGCTCACCTGCACCTGGGACGCGCGCCTCATCGACGTGGACCTGGCCGCGCGGGTGCTCCGGCACATCGGCGGCGCGCTGGAGGATCCCCGGGGGTGGGATGCACCGGGGACCGAAGCGCGGTAG
- a CDS encoding transglycosylase domain-containing protein, whose amino-acid sequence MGLGLCAPGLMFVGLLAALEGWYQMTLRELPALPTPPDATDLLPANVARVYWSLYEPGGSMTVKPMWPWTVAWTVTRILVSKPSRMEVPPGWTLADTVARYWRPEASHRTRWRERLTVGIWLTRHWTAEELLAFEAQRRQLGHGLRDLPEAARHYLGKEASDLTLAEAALLVTMNDDPRSRKHPECFIDRLQPIRDGRLRRMLMAGSLTPEEEAEARAWPVVLNLEPLARHPCPPP is encoded by the coding sequence GTGGGACTCGGACTGTGCGCGCCAGGCCTCATGTTCGTGGGGCTCCTGGCCGCGCTGGAGGGCTGGTACCAGATGACGCTGCGGGAGCTCCCCGCGCTTCCCACGCCGCCGGACGCCACCGACCTGCTGCCGGCGAACGTCGCCCGGGTGTACTGGAGCCTGTACGAGCCCGGGGGCTCGATGACGGTGAAGCCCATGTGGCCCTGGACCGTCGCGTGGACCGTGACACGCATCCTCGTGTCCAAACCTTCTCGGATGGAGGTGCCTCCGGGATGGACGCTCGCGGACACGGTCGCCCGGTATTGGCGTCCGGAGGCTTCGCACCGCACCCGGTGGCGTGAGCGATTGACCGTGGGCATCTGGCTCACGCGTCACTGGACGGCGGAGGAACTGCTGGCCTTCGAAGCGCAGCGGAGGCAGCTGGGACATGGCCTCCGCGACCTGCCCGAAGCGGCCCGGCACTACCTGGGAAAGGAGGCTTCGGACCTCACGCTGGCGGAGGCGGCGCTGCTCGTGACCATGAATGATGATCCACGGTCGCGGAAACATCCCGAATGTTTCATCGACCGCCTTCAGCCCATCAGGGATGGGCGGCTGCGCCGCATGCTCATGGCTGGCTCGCTGACACCGGAAGAAGAGGCGGAGGCGCGTGCCTGGCCTGTCGTCCTGAATCTCGAGCCGCTCGCGCGACATCCCTGCCCTCCGCCCTGA
- a CDS encoding glucose 1-dehydrogenase → MGRLDGKVAVVTGGTTGIGFASAKRFAQEGAKVFLTGRRQAEVDRAVQVIGHGVVGVRGDVSVMADLDRLYARVKEEAGHVDVVFANAGGGEFAALGSITEAHFDQTFNVNVKGTLFTVQKALPLLKDGGSVILTGSTAGSDGSAAFSVYAATKAAVRSFARTWATDLKERRIRVNTLSPGPIDTPGLNGLAPDAAGAKQIKEYLTSLIPLGRMGQPDEVAKAALFLASDDSSFVNGAELFVDGGAGQV, encoded by the coding sequence ATGGGCAGGCTCGACGGGAAGGTGGCGGTCGTCACGGGTGGGACCACGGGAATCGGCTTCGCGTCCGCGAAGCGCTTCGCGCAGGAGGGGGCGAAGGTGTTCCTCACCGGGCGCCGGCAGGCGGAGGTGGACCGGGCGGTGCAGGTGATTGGCCACGGCGTGGTGGGCGTGCGCGGGGACGTGTCCGTGATGGCGGACCTGGACCGGCTCTACGCGCGGGTGAAGGAGGAGGCGGGCCACGTGGACGTGGTGTTCGCCAACGCGGGCGGCGGCGAGTTCGCGGCGTTGGGCTCCATCACGGAGGCGCACTTCGACCAGACGTTCAACGTCAACGTGAAGGGCACGCTGTTCACGGTGCAGAAGGCGCTGCCGCTCCTGAAGGACGGCGGCTCCGTCATCCTGACGGGCTCCACCGCGGGGTCGGACGGCTCGGCGGCGTTCAGCGTCTACGCGGCGACGAAGGCGGCCGTCCGCTCGTTCGCGCGCACCTGGGCAACGGACCTGAAGGAGCGGCGCATCCGGGTGAACACGCTCAGCCCGGGCCCCATCGACACGCCGGGACTCAACGGGCTGGCGCCCGACGCGGCGGGGGCGAAGCAGATCAAGGAGTACCTCACCAGCCTCATCCCGCTGGGACGCATGGGGCAGCCGGACGAGGTGGCGAAGGCGGCGCTGTTCCTCGCGTCGGACGACAGCAGCTTCGTCAACGGCGCGGAGCTCTTCGTGGACGGCGGCGCCGGACAGGTCTGA
- the rsgA gene encoding ribosome small subunit-dependent GTPase A, translating to MPLETLGWGPDLDLALSNTVSQSSSSSTLVPGRVVRQQRGLLTVQTAGAAFLARASGRLLHQAQGAEALPTVGDWVLLQPPASGDGEALMHAVLPRRSLLKRREAGSEHDGQLIAANVDVVFLVMGLDGNFNPRRIERALTLAWNSGATPVVLLSKADLADDAAERVLEVEALAPGVDVLAVSARTGLGVEDVRSRLPPGRTGVLLGSSGVGKSTLANRLLDAARLVTQPVGPEDKGRHTTTHRELFVLEQGGLVIDGPGMRELGLWGDEEEALSNAFADVLALATGCRFSDCGHQNEPGCAVRAAVEDGTLSEERRASFEKLQREQAFQHRQTDAAAQRAHKRVERARSNQGWALTRSKRRGD from the coding sequence GTGCCACTCGAAACCCTCGGCTGGGGTCCCGACCTCGACCTCGCGCTGTCCAACACCGTCTCGCAGTCGTCTTCCTCCTCCACCCTCGTCCCCGGGCGCGTCGTGCGCCAGCAGCGGGGACTGCTCACCGTGCAGACCGCTGGCGCGGCCTTCCTCGCGCGCGCCTCGGGACGCCTCCTCCATCAGGCCCAGGGCGCGGAGGCCCTGCCCACCGTGGGCGACTGGGTCCTCCTGCAACCGCCCGCGTCCGGTGACGGCGAGGCGCTGATGCACGCCGTGCTGCCCCGCCGCAGCCTCCTGAAGCGGCGCGAGGCGGGCAGCGAACACGACGGCCAGCTCATCGCGGCCAACGTGGACGTGGTGTTCCTCGTCATGGGGTTGGACGGCAACTTCAACCCCCGCCGCATCGAACGGGCCCTCACCCTGGCCTGGAACAGCGGCGCCACGCCCGTCGTGCTCCTCAGCAAGGCGGACCTCGCGGACGACGCGGCCGAGCGCGTCCTGGAGGTGGAGGCCCTGGCCCCCGGCGTGGACGTGCTCGCGGTGAGCGCGCGAACGGGCCTGGGCGTGGAGGACGTGCGCTCCCGGCTTCCTCCCGGCAGGACGGGCGTGCTGCTGGGCTCGTCCGGCGTGGGCAAGTCCACGCTCGCCAACCGGCTGCTGGACGCCGCGCGGCTCGTCACCCAGCCCGTGGGTCCGGAAGACAAGGGCCGGCACACCACCACGCACCGCGAGCTGTTCGTGCTGGAGCAGGGCGGTCTCGTCATCGACGGGCCCGGCATGCGCGAATTGGGCCTGTGGGGCGACGAGGAAGAGGCACTGTCCAACGCCTTCGCGGACGTGCTCGCGCTGGCCACCGGCTGCCGCTTCAGCGACTGCGGCCACCAGAACGAGCCGGGGTGCGCGGTGAGGGCGGCGGTGGAGGACGGCACGCTCTCCGAGGAGCGGCGCGCGAGCTTCGAGAAGCTCCAGCGCGAGCAGGCCTTCCAGCACCGTCAGACGGACGCCGCCGCTCAGCGTGCGCACAAGCGGGTGGAGCGCGCCCGGTCCAACCAGGGCTGGGCCCTGACGCGCTCGAAGCGGCGCGGCGACTAG
- a CDS encoding trypsin-like serine peptidase, whose translation MSHFKSGFLVMGALALSVGCGPSDESLAEQKREVVYGTDDRLDVYAHPDATLRARAEQAAVGLVHPGFIDLTDPNNITFPGPNLGTGLNLCSTERFWSDPRAAFCSGTLIDDDLVLTAGHCVGNVAECADTYFVFNFFRTAAGALHPITSQDVFTCDSIVARQHGTSNGQNLDYAIVRLDRAATPRFTPAPVRTGDTALGTAQNVAVVGGSSGSPIKVDSGGSVRDARASTRDYFVSNSDTFPGSSGGAVYELDQHTLAGILVRGYGLDYVANGSCNVVNVCPETGCTGSESTYVYPALKGVCTELQNGSTRLCTGMPPAPVRPANAFGYTTSDTYDATQNTVDRAYTLGVGDVIQVNACGLPDFPVTGYPKLRLVDAQDNEVASSFDGCGFKLRVQTAGAYTLRAGCDYTDSCSATVEVKVTLDANLTRGTLPFNLTNTNSGTHNTANLNVTLTPGQTLDVGTCAVEGANGVGDTIVRVHDASGLPVAENDDAFGTCGSLSRVTYHMNVLSPAEQYQIRIGCFRNTSCSGTAAYVIY comes from the coding sequence ATGAGTCATTTCAAGTCTGGGTTTCTGGTGATGGGCGCCCTCGCGCTCTCGGTGGGCTGTGGCCCGTCGGATGAATCCCTCGCGGAGCAGAAGCGCGAAGTCGTCTACGGCACGGACGACCGGCTGGACGTCTACGCCCACCCGGACGCCACGCTGCGCGCGCGGGCGGAGCAGGCCGCCGTGGGCCTGGTGCACCCGGGGTTCATCGACCTGACGGACCCGAACAACATCACCTTCCCTGGCCCGAACCTGGGGACCGGCCTCAACCTCTGCTCCACCGAGCGCTTCTGGAGCGACCCCCGGGCGGCCTTCTGCTCCGGCACGCTCATCGACGATGACCTGGTGCTCACCGCGGGGCACTGCGTGGGCAACGTCGCGGAGTGCGCCGACACGTACTTCGTCTTCAACTTCTTCCGGACCGCGGCGGGCGCGCTGCACCCCATCACGTCGCAGGACGTCTTCACCTGCGACTCCATCGTGGCGCGCCAGCACGGCACGTCCAATGGGCAGAACCTGGACTACGCCATCGTGCGCCTGGACCGGGCCGCCACGCCGCGCTTCACCCCGGCGCCCGTGCGCACGGGCGACACCGCGCTGGGCACCGCGCAGAACGTGGCCGTCGTGGGCGGCAGCAGCGGCAGCCCCATCAAGGTCGACTCCGGCGGCTCGGTGCGCGACGCCCGCGCGAGCACGCGGGACTACTTCGTGTCCAACTCGGACACCTTCCCCGGCTCATCGGGCGGGGCGGTGTACGAGTTGGACCAGCACACGCTCGCGGGCATCCTCGTGCGCGGATACGGCCTGGACTACGTCGCCAACGGCAGCTGCAACGTGGTGAACGTGTGCCCGGAGACGGGCTGCACCGGCTCGGAGAGCACGTACGTCTACCCGGCGCTCAAGGGCGTGTGCACCGAACTCCAGAACGGCAGCACGCGGCTGTGCACCGGGATGCCGCCAGCGCCGGTGCGTCCGGCCAACGCGTTCGGCTACACGACGAGCGACACCTACGACGCCACGCAGAACACGGTGGACCGGGCGTACACGCTGGGCGTGGGCGACGTCATCCAGGTGAACGCCTGCGGTCTGCCGGACTTCCCCGTCACGGGCTATCCCAAGCTGCGCCTCGTCGATGCCCAGGACAACGAGGTCGCCTCCAGCTTCGACGGCTGCGGCTTCAAGCTCCGGGTGCAGACCGCTGGCGCCTACACCCTCCGCGCCGGCTGCGACTACACCGATAGCTGCAGCGCCACGGTGGAGGTGAAGGTCACCCTGGACGCGAACCTCACGCGGGGCACGTTGCCCTTCAACCTCACCAACACCAACAGCGGCACGCACAACACCGCCAACCTGAACGTGACGCTGACCCCTGGCCAGACCCTCGACGTGGGCACCTGCGCCGTGGAGGGCGCCAACGGCGTGGGTGACACCATCGTGCGGGTGCACGACGCCTCGGGCCTGCCGGTCGCGGAGAACGACGATGCCTTCGGCACCTGCGGCTCGCTTTCGCGCGTCACCTACCACATGAACGTGCTGTCCCCGGCGGAGCAGTATCAAATCCGCATCGGCTGCTTCCGCAACACGAGCTGCAGCGGGACGGCCGCCTACGTCATCTACTGA